A genomic stretch from Plasmodium reichenowi strain SY57 chromosome 2, whole genome shotgun sequence includes:
- a CDS encoding putative exported protein (Plasmodium exported protein, unknown function) has protein sequence YDYNIHYKGKKNLLGKRLGLISCRTLTEVYDAFNDATVKMLDISFDSSKASTTRTRRFIQDRYSTAPYELIKRKPKKKKSPFSKIKGKFVRYFQKINYILNEILYFFMDNTNCFFLPTKYILAPFVFTFKILYDIIAFIAIVFILVIIIIYTLIKKMCLRMHYSESMQNLRSRKNHEAKVKIYKPEA, from the coding sequence tatgattataatatacacTACAAAGGAAAAAAGAATCTCCTAGGAAAAAGATTAGGTTTAATATCATGTAGAACCTTAACAGAAGTTTATGATGCCTTTAACGATGCAACAGTAAAAATGCTAGATATTAGTTTTGATTCTTCGAAAGCGAGTACCACAAGAACTCGAAGATTTATTCAAGACAGATATTCAACAGCGCCATATGAATTAATAAAGCGTAAacccaaaaaaaaaaaatctcCATTTTCTAAAATCAAAGGGAAATTTGTAAgatattttcaaaaaattaattatatattaaatgaaatattatatttttttatggaTAACACAAACTGCTTTTTTTTACCAacgaaatatatattagcACCATTTGTTTTCACATTCAAAATTCTTTATGACATTATAGCTTTTATAGCAATTGTTTTTATCTTGGtaatcataattatttatacactcataaaaaaaatgtgtCTAAGAATGCATTATAGTGAATCTATGCAAAATTTAAGATCAAGGAAGAATCATGAAGCCAAGgttaaaatatacaaacCCGAAGCAtga